CGCGGGCCGTGCGGAGGCCAAGAGCCGGCACTTGACCTGGTCCGGCGTCAAGCCGGGCTCCGACTGCAGGAGCAGGGCGGCGATCCCGCTGACCGCCGCCGCCGCTTGCGAGGTTCCGGACATCTCGAAGTACTTGCCATCGAAATACTCGGCATGGAGGGCGGCGAGGGCGGTCTGCTGCCAGATCGTGCTCAGCATGTGACCACCGGGCGCCACCAGATCCGGCTTGACAAACGCATCGTAGGTCGGACCTGCTGCTGAGAAGGAGGTCAGTCGATCGTCGCTGGTATCGCCAGGCGTATAGCTGTCCGTCATGGCCCCGACGGTGATGATGTAGGGCACGCTTCCCGGCGAGCCGATGGTCATCGCGTCCGGGCCGGTGTTGCCGGCCGAAGCCACGACGACGATTCCAGCCTGCCAGGCGGCCATCACCGCTTGACCCAGCGGGTCCTCCCAATAGTGACCACGTGGCGGTGCGCTGAACGAGAGGTTGAGCACTCCGATGCCGTAGGCGTTCTTGTTGGCGACCACCCAGTCGAGGCCATTGATCACGTCCGCGTAGGTGGATCCGCCCGCGGCATCGAAAGCCTCGACGACAACCAGGTCAGCGTCGGGCGCGAGGCCGTTGAACTTGCCGTCGGCCCGCCGGCTGCTCATCGCCACGCCGGTGACGTGGGATCCGTGGCCGTTGAGGTCATCATCATCCGCGCCAGCGGTGTCGACCTGGTCCAGAAAGGCGTCAAAACGGATGAGAAGCCGGTGCTGCCCCTGCGCGTTCTTCTTGATTCCTTT
This genomic interval from bacterium contains the following:
- a CDS encoding S8 family serine peptidase, with the protein product ETAAAAVLGVGAEIDRELGIIRAVAARLTAAQVSELEAANPPMRIYANGEVRTAGGGNGNSMATDYPSLVRADLLHDEGLTGYGTTIAIVDTGSWLGKGIKKNAQGQHRLLIRFDAFLDQVDTAGADDDDLNGHGSHVTGVAMSSRRADGKFNGLAPDADLVVVEAFDAAGGSTYADVINGLDWVVANKNAYGIGVLNLSFSAPPRGHYWEDPLGQAVMAAWQAGIVVVASAGNTGPDAMTIGSPGSVPYIITVGAMTDSYTPGDTSDDRLTSFSAAGPTYDAFVKPDLVAPGGHMLSTIWQQTALAALHAEYFDGKYFEMSGTSQAAAAVSGIAALLLQSEPGLTPDQVKCRLLASARPAVDDLGMLAYSIFQQGTGLVDAYDTIYGSANDCANAGLDVDADLDGTGHFIGRAQRAADGSFYIEGLAGYVWNDGYVWNDGYVWNDGYVWNDGYVWNDGYVWNDGYVWNDGYPWADGYVWNDGYVWNDGLTEPATINVWVEQE